A window of Garra rufa chromosome 6, GarRuf1.0, whole genome shotgun sequence genomic DNA:
ATTCGAAACACTCATTCTCAGAGAGCTCAACTTGCATTGTCATTGCAAATCACTGTCAAAGAGTTGAGATGAATGACACAGACGGAGCGACTGGAagtcatttattttcattgttaacTTCTCTTTAACTGTCAGGTAGTGTTTTAAAGCTGTCATGTACTATATTCAAGTGTCACTCACACACTTGATTTAGATTCCAAACTAAGTGGATGCCACTGAAGTATCTTATTTCACCTAATAGGGCTTTAAAAAGCAGAAAATACAAATTTGTTAGATGAAATCTGTTTATTTGTAATCAATCTTCTGTGtactatttgtttttatttactagCTATTGCTAGACCAGCTATTTCATCACCTGTGCTTAAACGTATCATTCACTCTGTGGGGGTTTGATTATGTGATTTCTGGCCATTATGATATTGAATAACCATTAATACACGTTCTCCACTCACTAGCACCCTCTAGTGTACAAATAGTAAGTTTGAAACATGAGGTTGCTTGTGTACCAGCAGTCCAGTTTGTGTGAAATTTGTACTgtaaaatcaaacaaacaaacaaaaaacttttgtttagcaaggatgcataaaatgtatcTATAGGGATAATAAATTAATAGGGATAGGGGTAATAAATGAggataataaattacattttaaagtacaaaattaatgtagaaaacagttactttacatTAATGATAGTTCATAATAGTactgtttttttgtctttaaaaagATACTAATTGTTTTGTATTCTATTGCAGTGGAAGCATCAGTTCATGGCTCTGTGCAATGCTCTGATAAAACCATTGAGGCAGCTGAAGCTCTGCTACACATGGATTCTCCCTCCAGCTTGCGTGGAGACCGGAGTCCAGGTGAGCGCTGATTTCACATCACAAAACTAGACACTGTGGATAGCCACACTTTGGAAaaactaattttttattttcCTGTTGTGTAGAGGTGTTTGTGCCTCCGTGTGTCAACACTTCGCAGTTCCTGCATGCTGCCATGCGACCTGACGTGCTGACAGAGACAGTGGTGGAGGTCAGCACAGAGGACTCAGAGCCCATGGAGGTGGTTACGGTTATTCAGGAACCAGAGATGCTGGAGACAGAACCCACCAAAAGAAGAAAATGTGAGAACATGAACACTGTCAAAGGCAATATTCAGATTATTATTTTTCTAGTTAAATAGGATATCTGATTTGGTTAactatatgtattattattacttttaattaaacTTTTACTGTTGTTTGTTTCGTCTATTCAGCTGGGCGGAAACCCAAACCCCATCACATTTCAAATGGATCTCCAGACCTGGGCATCAAGAAGAAGTCTAGAGAAGGGAAAGGTACGTCTCATACATTCAGTGTTATATGTGTGATTTTACTCCAACATCAAAAAGGAATTGTAATCTAATCTCATTCTCATTACTTAATgatgtattattgttgtacattgTATACATCGTGATATTATTCATTGTACTAAATTTGAGGTGTTTTGTCAGTGCTTTAGAAAGTAATAAACAACATGTACTATATATTAGAATTACACTGTCATTCAAAATTTGGGGTCAgcgtgatttatttttatttatttgttttttgattcataattttattcagcaagaataaTTTAAGTTGATCaacagtgacagtaaagacatttagtgttacaaaagtttttggacagtaggatttttaatgttttggaaaagcctggatttatttgatcctaagtaTAGCAGAAACGgtaaaattttgatttatttttactatttaaaataactgttttgtattttattcctgtaatttcaaagctgaatttaagcatcactactccagtcacatgatccatcagatcattctaataaagttttatttttttctgttttctttgatgaataggatgtacagaaaaacagcatttgtctgaaatggaaatcttttaaatgtatttatcaacacttttgatcaatttaaagcatccctgctaaataagaCTGTCTatagtttctttaaaaaatatattatactcattcaaagattttgaatggtatagtgtgcaatgttacaaaagctttttgtttcattTCAGATGAGTgctgatctttttattcatcaaagaatcctgaaaaaaattactcaactgttttaaatattgatgatgataatgttTTTtggacagcaaatcagtataatagaatgatttctgacagtgaagactggagtagtgatgctaaaaattgagctttgattcacaggaataaattacattttaaatattcaaatagaaagccattttttttttaaataaataatggtaaaaatatttcaaacttttactgtttttgctgtacgttggatcaaataaatgcagacttggtgagcagaagagacttcttaaactACATTAAATatctataattaattaattatgttGACATGTTCTTAACAGGATTAGTGACATCCATGGCAATATggattttatttaaacatttttagtgGCTGTTTATCTGCAGGTATTCATCAGATTATATTGAACTTTTGTGACACTTGTTTATTCTTGTGTACAGGAAGTACATACCTGTGGGAGTTCCTGTTGGACCTGCTGCAGGATAAGAACACCTGTCCCAGATACATTAAATGGACACAGAGGGAGAAAGGCATCTTCAAGCTGGTGGACTCCAAAGCTGTGTCAAAGCTCTGGGGCAAACACAAGAACAAACCAGACATGAATTATGAAACTATGGGCCGAGCGCTCAGGTGAGGAGTCTGTGTGCAAACACCATTAACCATTAACTCCAACATGTTTTGCATTGGTTGATTGCCATATTGACCAGTTGCAATTTGTATCCATAACTAGAACTGTCTGTTCTAATGTTGTGTTTgtctttgtttctctctcaggtATTACTATCAGAGAGGAATCTTGGCTAAAGTAGAGGGTCAGAGGTTGGTGTATCAGTTTAAGGAAATGCCTAAAGACATTGTTGTCATCGATGACGATAAGTGTGACCCTGGCGATGATGTAATGGGAGAGAAGACCTACGAGCGGGTTCCTCCCTCGTCTGACACACTATTGGCAACTGACCTCTCCAAAGCCCCTGCCATCTTGAGAGGGGGCGGTAGGACTGTGGTCCATCCAGGCTCCCCCAAAGCTAAAGCTGCGCTTACTGCAAATCCTGTTCATCGCATTGTAACCGTCTCCACGTCAGGGGATTCATCACATCCGTCCCATGCCACTATTTTCCCCAATGCACCCAGGTAACTAGACTTACCTTTGTGTttttaatagggatgcaccgaatgtttggcaaccaaaattattcggctgaaaatggcaaaaaaagctctttcagtGTTGGAcgaaaaggccaaataaattagactgaacaatgacgtgacacaatcaaatagaggcgcgcgctaatgcagcaaacatgtcagcagtgcggaagcatttaaaactgtccgtgAAAGACGCAAAAAtaattacaagcaccgacagcacgAGACTGTTTGGTATCGCATCCAATGTCTTCCATGTGAAGaaaaaggggtggttgttgctggttactgtatgatgactaaatagcgaaatggccttaaaccattagtaaataaactacagaacgttatgttgtctaatacatgcacaaattgtatttagatctgcacaagcttgttagccagggttcaaagtccaaagtgcAAGGGAAGTCTgcctgatgagaatcattcataaatctgctgctgtcagcaaatagtagtactgaggtctttctgtgggtttctgccaaaataaaagtaaacattcataaatgttagcattgtaattttactggtgttctgtaaaataaaatgaaaaagacaaaaataataacaatcattacaacagctctattaatacatttattctaacattctcctttgatcagcaaggctgcatttatttgtacatttaaaaacacatgcctgattcaagaagggggtcttaaaaatggccaaaaaatattattttactaacttattaattttaagttaaattgtgctttgttgggaggctgtaatgtctactagaatgttaaacatgttcagtgttaaataaatatttttaaattgttgatttgttctttaaaaagcaagacaaaactgtaaaaagtaaatattggctatttaatttatgcaatggtgagaAAAATTACGGAAAAAACGTGTTTGGTAATCGCCCTTCCGCccgtgtgtaattttgttcgacTTCgcccaagaattttcatttcggtgcatccctagtttttttatataatgtatagCTTTTGAGacattgttttaaaacataatcttTTGTCCAGGACTGTGCGGGTTGCAATGCAAGTGCCGGTCGTCATGACTAACTCCTTGGGACAGAAGATCTCCACTGTGGCCGTGCAGTCAGCGAACCCTTCGCTCATCACTACAGCGCCTACCAACACAGGCTCAGCGACTGGTGCGAACGCACCCAAAGTCCTAATCCAGACCATGCCAACGATGGTTCCCGCCACAGCCGAGAACGGTGACAAGATCACAGTCCAGCTCGCCAAGATAATCACCATCCCTGCAACCCAGCTCACGCAGTGCCAGCTACAGGCCAAACCGGGCACCCCAACGGGCATCAATCTGATGGGCAACCCCCTGGCCATCCGAGCCCTTACGCCCATGTCTGTGGCGCCGGGGACGCAGGTGGTCAGATTGGCAGTTCCGGCCCATCAGAGTCCGGCTCAGGTGAAGACGCAGGTCCCCGTTTCAATCCAGACGCAAACTCAAATCCCAGTCTCCGTTCAGACGGCATCTACTCCAGTTCAAATCCACATTCAACAGAGTCAGCTTTCTCCAAAAGCAAAAATCGCTCAAACCCCAGAGTCCAAACCTGATAGCACTTTGGCGGAACAGCCTGAGCAGGACAATCTCACACAGGAAGCAGCAGCCGCAGTGATGGTGGTAGAGGAAGCTTCAAATCCACAGTCTGAAGCAGAGAGCTGAAAAGTGGTGATGCCTTTTGTCAGTCATGAACTATGAACTTATAATTTCCCAGATACTATTCAATCACATTTCTGGGATTACAAACTGGAGATTTGTTGACTTGTACAGTTTCGGAGTTCAACTGTGGTATCATTTTATATgtatcaaaaagaaaaaaaaatcaggcaaACATCAACATCATGTGGATTAAATCTGGATGTCCGTCATTTCAATTATGAGTTGTTAAAGGGACCAATGTAAAGAACACTACAGTTCtccgtatttttttttaatctaacttTGACACTAATAACAGCTAAGCAGAACACTAAGGAGTGAGTAGTTGAAGTAGTCAAGTATGTGAACTTTTAAGGGAGGATAAAATCAACTTTTTATAACTTGTATGTTTTTCTTTAACATTTAAATTGCAAGGAAAAACCAGCAGTTTCTTTTGACGATCACTGTGAGCGCACACTTCTGCCCGTGTTTCACAGGAACGTGTCGATTCTTCTCCCTCCTCCTCTATTAGGGGAAGAAATGGACTTTGTATATATGAATTATACAGTTTACTGAATTTATAAACAATGCAGCCTTagaacagttttgtttttttgttgttattcttttAAGTCAAGCTTATTAAGCTTTTGTGTTAAGctcatgttttgttgtttttgtcccTCACACATTGTACCAAGCACAGTATTATTGGCAAACAACCTGCAAAACATTTTTGCATTCTCGTCTCAATCTTCCAGATAAAAAAATGATCATACTGTTTAGGTGTAAAGTAAGTAAATCCCGATCCAAATCCTGGAATTAAAAATGCCAATTTTTCAACACCACGAAAAAAAGAAAAGGTCAATGAGCAGCATGCATCCTCATTTCAAATACATTTGTTGTGcatttttcttttgctttttatTAGTCCTTTAAAGAGGGAGAACAAGATGTTTGTGTTCAGAATAATCTAGTTTGTATATTCAACATTTGAAGTATATTCTATTTTGTTGTACTCTTGTTTCAAAGTGTACTCAAGTAGATTTtactcaaatacaaaaaaatattccTGAATTTGAGTGGTGGTGTTTTTGATCTGTGTCATGTGTCTGTTGCATCTTCACTCGCTATTTCGTGATCACAGAGAAGTTACAGCTTTGAAATCTTTAGTTGCGCTGAAATATTTGAACTTTTACTGCTAGACCAAATGCGACTGCCAGGCCTTAccgtactacctttctgggccttgaacgtggtagttacgttgctgtctatcaaaaatatctgaatatgtgttctgaagacaaacaaaggtcttacaggttggaatgacatgagggtgagtaagtaatggCGGAAACAAATCAATCATACTTTTCAGATTCGAATCAGACCAGTCTACATTATGTAACTGACTGAAAATGTCTAGTCTTGAAAGAAATCAAACAACTTGTAAGACTAGTCTAAGCATTTTATATAACCGGCCATTGTGGCTAATGTGTGACAATCCTACAGAAATAGTACATTTGGTACACACTAAAAGCAAGATCCAGTGAATGCAGCCTAAAGTCAGGTAAACCTTACCAAAAGAAGGCA
This region includes:
- the elf2b gene encoding ETS-related transcription factor Elf-2b isoform X3, producing MATSLHEGPANQLDLLIRAVEASVHGSVQCSDKTIEAAEALLHMDSPSSLRGDRSPEVFVPPCVNTSQFLHAAMRPDVLTETVVEVSTEDSEPMEVVTVIQEPEMLETEPTKRRKCENMNTVKAGRKPKPHHISNGSPDLGIKKKSREGKGSTYLWEFLLDLLQDKNTCPRYIKWTQREKGIFKLVDSKAVSKLWGKHKNKPDMNYETMGRALRYYYQRGILAKVEGQRLVYQFKEMPKDIVVIDDDKCDPGDDVMGEKTYERVPPSSDTLLATDLSKAPAILRGGGRTVVHPGSPKAKAALTANPVHRIVTVSTSGDSSHPSHATIFPNAPRTVRVAMQVPVVMTNSLGQKISTVAVQSANPSLITTAPTNTGSATGANAPKVLIQTMPTMVPATAENGDKITVQLAKIITIPATQLTQCQLQAKPGTPTGINLMGNPLAIRALTPMSVAPGTQVVRLAVPAHQSPAQVKTQVPVSIQTQTQIPVSVQTASTPVQIHIQQSQLSPKAKIAQTPESKPDSTLAEQPEQDNLTQEAAAAVMVVEEASNPQSEAES
- the elf2b gene encoding ETS-related transcription factor Elf-2b isoform X4 — protein: MATSLHEGPANQLDLLIRAVEASVHGSVQCSDKTIEAAEALLHMDSPSSLRGDRSPEVFVPPCVNTSQFLHAAMRPDVLTETVVEVSTEDSEPMEVVTVIQEPEMLETEPTKRRKSGRKPKPHHISNGSPDLGIKKKSREGKGSTYLWEFLLDLLQDKNTCPRYIKWTQREKGIFKLVDSKAVSKLWGKHKNKPDMNYETMGRALRYYYQRGILAKVEGQRLVYQFKEMPKDIVVIDDDKCDPGDDVMGEKTYERVPPSSDTLLATDLSKAPAILRGGGRTVVHPGSPKAKAALTANPVHRIVTVSTSGDSSHPSHATIFPNAPRTVRVAMQVPVVMTNSLGQKISTVAVQSANPSLITTAPTNTGSATGANAPKVLIQTMPTMVPATAENGDKITVQLAKIITIPATQLTQCQLQAKPGTPTGINLMGNPLAIRALTPMSVAPGTQVVRLAVPAHQSPAQVKTQVPVSIQTQTQIPVSVQTASTPVQIHIQQSQLSPKAKIAQTPESKPDSTLAEQPEQDNLTQEAAAAVMVVEEASNPQSEAES
- the elf2b gene encoding ETS-related transcription factor Elf-2b isoform X1, which encodes MTSVVLVDSGGAVVEYVTAVDDHLPEEGVYEVEGEIEGEVEGEAEYPAVIVEPVPSARLEQGFAAQVLVYDDETYLMQGVAEEQEVETEVLETVEASVHGSVQCSDKTIEAAEALLHMDSPSSLRGDRSPEVFVPPCVNTSQFLHAAMRPDVLTETVVEVSTEDSEPMEVVTVIQEPEMLETEPTKRRKCENMNTVKAGRKPKPHHISNGSPDLGIKKKSREGKGSTYLWEFLLDLLQDKNTCPRYIKWTQREKGIFKLVDSKAVSKLWGKHKNKPDMNYETMGRALRYYYQRGILAKVEGQRLVYQFKEMPKDIVVIDDDKCDPGDDVMGEKTYERVPPSSDTLLATDLSKAPAILRGGGRTVVHPGSPKAKAALTANPVHRIVTVSTSGDSSHPSHATIFPNAPRTVRVAMQVPVVMTNSLGQKISTVAVQSANPSLITTAPTNTGSATGANAPKVLIQTMPTMVPATAENGDKITVQLAKIITIPATQLTQCQLQAKPGTPTGINLMGNPLAIRALTPMSVAPGTQVVRLAVPAHQSPAQVKTQVPVSIQTQTQIPVSVQTASTPVQIHIQQSQLSPKAKIAQTPESKPDSTLAEQPEQDNLTQEAAAAVMVVEEASNPQSEAES
- the elf2b gene encoding ETS-related transcription factor Elf-2b isoform X2, encoding MTSVVLVDSGGAVVEYVTAVDDHLPEEGVYEVEGEIEGEVEGEAEYPAVIVEPVPSARLEQGFAAQVLVYDDETYLMQGVAEEQEVETEVLETVEASVHGSVQCSDKTIEAAEALLHMDSPSSLRGDRSPEVFVPPCVNTSQFLHAAMRPDVLTETVVEVSTEDSEPMEVVTVIQEPEMLETEPTKRRKSGRKPKPHHISNGSPDLGIKKKSREGKGSTYLWEFLLDLLQDKNTCPRYIKWTQREKGIFKLVDSKAVSKLWGKHKNKPDMNYETMGRALRYYYQRGILAKVEGQRLVYQFKEMPKDIVVIDDDKCDPGDDVMGEKTYERVPPSSDTLLATDLSKAPAILRGGGRTVVHPGSPKAKAALTANPVHRIVTVSTSGDSSHPSHATIFPNAPRTVRVAMQVPVVMTNSLGQKISTVAVQSANPSLITTAPTNTGSATGANAPKVLIQTMPTMVPATAENGDKITVQLAKIITIPATQLTQCQLQAKPGTPTGINLMGNPLAIRALTPMSVAPGTQVVRLAVPAHQSPAQVKTQVPVSIQTQTQIPVSVQTASTPVQIHIQQSQLSPKAKIAQTPESKPDSTLAEQPEQDNLTQEAAAAVMVVEEASNPQSEAES